From Streptomyces sp. 6-11-2, one genomic window encodes:
- a CDS encoding IS256 family transposase — translation MPVSPNGLSSELLEELAALAAEKVRGEGLRLMGEGGLLPELAQHLMQAALEAEMDEHLAAEAGRVGGRGSRSGGNMRNGYRAKKVMTEVGAVTVQVPRDRLGTFRPRMLPVYARRTGALDDLVISLTAKGLTSGEIVSHLAQTYGMTTTKETISTITDKALESMAEWRTRPLDPVYPVVFIDAVHVKIRDGHVANRPIYVAIAVTTDGYREILGLWAGNGGEGAKYWQTVLTEIKNRGVRDVLMLVCDGLSALPDAVNTVWPQTVVQTCVVHLIRASLRYASRRDWADVARDLKPVYTAVNEEEARARLADFDATWGKRYPSIAGTWERAWSEFVPFLGLPDAIRQVVYTTNAIESLNARYRRAAQACGHFPNEQAALKRLYLATIALDPTGRGRQRWNNRWKSALNEFDVLFDGRLTAGRV, via the coding sequence ATGCCGGTGTCGCCGAACGGTCTGTCCAGCGAACTGCTGGAGGAGCTGGCCGCGCTCGCGGCCGAGAAGGTCCGCGGGGAGGGGCTGAGACTGATGGGCGAGGGCGGGCTGCTGCCCGAACTGGCCCAGCATCTGATGCAGGCCGCCCTGGAGGCCGAGATGGACGAGCACCTGGCCGCCGAGGCCGGCCGGGTCGGCGGGCGCGGATCTCGCTCGGGCGGCAACATGCGCAACGGCTACCGGGCCAAGAAGGTGATGACGGAGGTCGGCGCCGTGACGGTGCAGGTCCCCAGGGACCGGCTGGGTACCTTCCGGCCCCGGATGCTGCCCGTGTACGCCCGCCGCACCGGCGCGCTGGACGACCTGGTGATCTCGCTGACCGCGAAAGGCCTGACCTCGGGCGAGATTGTCTCCCACCTCGCCCAGACGTACGGAATGACGACCACGAAGGAGACCATCTCCACGATCACCGACAAGGCCCTGGAATCGATGGCGGAATGGCGCACCCGCCCCCTCGATCCGGTCTACCCGGTCGTCTTCATCGACGCCGTGCACGTCAAGATCAGGGACGGTCACGTCGCCAACCGGCCCATCTACGTGGCCATCGCGGTCACCACCGACGGCTACCGCGAGATCCTCGGCCTATGGGCCGGGAACGGAGGGGAAGGCGCCAAGTACTGGCAGACCGTCCTGACCGAAATCAAGAACAGAGGCGTCCGGGACGTGCTCATGCTGGTCTGCGACGGACTGAGCGCCCTGCCCGACGCGGTGAACACCGTCTGGCCCCAGACCGTCGTGCAGACCTGCGTGGTCCACCTCATCCGCGCCAGCCTGCGCTATGCCTCCCGCCGCGACTGGGCCGACGTCGCCCGCGACCTCAAGCCCGTCTACACCGCCGTCAACGAGGAAGAGGCCCGTGCACGGCTGGCCGACTTCGACGCCACCTGGGGCAAGCGCTACCCGTCGATCGCGGGAACCTGGGAACGGGCCTGGAGCGAGTTCGTGCCCTTCCTCGGCCTGCCCGACGCGATCCGGCAGGTCGTCTACACCACCAACGCGATCGAGTCCCTCAATGCCCGCTACCGGCGGGCGGCCCAGGCCTGCGGGCACTTCCCCAACGAGCAGGCCGCCCTCAAACGCCTCTACCTTGCCACCATCGCCCTCGACCCCACCGGCCGCGGCCGCCAGCGCTGGAACAACCGCTGGAAGT
- a CDS encoding GH25 family lysozyme, producing the protein MTSTCRGVDVSAYQAGQDWTKHAKDGVVFAFAKASEGQKSHDGKFATHIKGIQAAGLVPGAYHFGWPNQDAAVEAANYIAAVKPYAGPGFLHWLDLERYSDGRNYRGRTAAQIKAYAAAWIAAVQKAFPGQRVGVYTSADDISYGHVPADVPLWYPAYPWGAAAYTKAEAATRPAPSGRSPLFWQFTSTPLDRSICYMSAADLRAWAQGTATTSTPPFPGRDKFVLGAHNDFALQLQKWLDKGNWGPAYKVGPSRTMTALDLQKVAALQRHYLSALGPADGLTGPKTWQYAYEVANGLRRK; encoded by the coding sequence ATGACCAGCACTTGCCGAGGCGTCGACGTCTCCGCCTACCAGGCCGGACAGGACTGGACCAAGCACGCGAAGGATGGCGTCGTCTTCGCGTTCGCCAAGGCGTCGGAGGGACAGAAGTCTCACGACGGCAAGTTCGCGACCCACATCAAGGGCATCCAAGCGGCCGGGCTCGTCCCGGGCGCGTACCACTTCGGGTGGCCGAACCAGGACGCCGCAGTGGAGGCCGCGAACTACATCGCCGCCGTCAAGCCCTACGCCGGGCCCGGCTTCCTGCACTGGCTCGACCTCGAGCGCTACAGCGACGGCCGCAACTATCGTGGGCGCACTGCGGCGCAGATCAAGGCGTACGCGGCCGCGTGGATCGCTGCGGTGCAGAAAGCATTCCCCGGGCAGCGCGTCGGCGTCTACACCAGCGCGGACGACATCTCCTACGGTCACGTGCCGGCGGATGTGCCGCTCTGGTACCCGGCGTATCCGTGGGGTGCGGCCGCGTACACGAAGGCCGAGGCGGCGACCCGGCCGGCGCCCAGCGGACGCTCGCCGCTGTTCTGGCAGTTCACGTCGACCCCGCTCGACCGGTCCATCTGCTACATGTCCGCCGCCGACCTGCGCGCGTGGGCGCAGGGCACCGCGACGACCTCCACTCCGCCGTTCCCCGGCCGGGACAAGTTCGTCCTCGGCGCGCACAACGACTTCGCGCTCCAGCTGCAGAAGTGGCTCGACAAGGGCAACTGGGGGCCCGCCTACAAGGTCGGCCCGTCCCGGACCATGACCGCCCTCGACCTGCAGAAGGTCGCCGCGCTGCAGCGGCACTACCTGTCCGCACTCGGGCCCGCCGACGGCCTGACCGGCCCCAAGACCTGGCAGTACGCCTACGAGGTCGCCAACGGCCTCCGCCGCAAGTAG
- a CDS encoding DUF6233 domain-containing protein, which produces MNDLPPDLPRLRTLEMWLALSLDRVRGEIAAAERREAERQRGEQVRPPTPDWILERGLNRDSPPVAVHVGGCHMAGKRWNGVPRDLALRALAEGVEACGHCRPDAELGYLD; this is translated from the coding sequence GTGAACGACTTGCCGCCGGACTTGCCGCGCCTCCGCACCCTGGAGATGTGGCTCGCACTGTCCCTGGACCGAGTCCGGGGGGAGATCGCGGCGGCCGAGCGGCGGGAAGCTGAGCGGCAGCGCGGCGAGCAGGTCCGGCCCCCGACGCCGGACTGGATCCTCGAGCGCGGCCTGAACCGCGACAGCCCGCCCGTCGCCGTCCACGTCGGCGGCTGCCACATGGCAGGCAAGCGCTGGAACGGCGTACCAAGGGACCTCGCGCTCCGGGCGCTCGCCGAAGGGGTTGAGGCATGCGGGCACTGCCGGCCGGACGCCGAACTCGGATACCTCGACTGA
- a CDS encoding DUF2975 domain-containing protein, which translates to MGVVMSKVRNPLEPISTGVTSVLMLLATLMGMGLFASLFADGGSVLGIGQKYICATDAATVINVDEQPIPRFAPAPGATFNVNAHPEYCTEAPSTVQSLLNTATQLAPFIFVVGALLLALWVIRSAARDGLYTTQTAERLRRLGWWTLAGSVLTAIATSMVEKALIASLSLNSDISALSGLWSWDVPFMAILAGLGVLSFARIMRVGITMREDLDGTV; encoded by the coding sequence GTGGGTGTCGTCATGTCGAAGGTCCGCAATCCTCTGGAGCCGATATCGACGGGGGTTACGAGCGTCCTGATGCTGCTCGCGACGCTGATGGGCATGGGACTGTTCGCCTCGCTGTTCGCCGACGGCGGGTCTGTTCTCGGCATCGGCCAGAAGTACATTTGTGCCACGGATGCCGCCACGGTGATCAACGTCGATGAGCAGCCGATCCCGCGCTTCGCACCGGCACCGGGAGCCACGTTCAACGTGAACGCCCACCCGGAGTACTGCACTGAAGCCCCGAGTACGGTGCAGAGCCTGCTCAACACCGCAACCCAACTGGCGCCCTTCATCTTCGTCGTTGGAGCGCTCCTGCTTGCCCTCTGGGTGATCCGAAGTGCAGCGCGCGACGGCCTCTACACCACACAGACCGCAGAGCGGCTGCGCAGGCTGGGCTGGTGGACACTGGCAGGCAGTGTGCTCACCGCGATTGCCACCTCCATGGTCGAGAAGGCTCTCATCGCCTCCCTGAGTCTCAACAGTGACATCAGCGCTCTCTCCGGACTGTGGTCGTGGGACGTCCCCTTCATGGCGATCCTCGCCGGCCTCGGCGTCCTCTCCTTCGCCCGGATCATGCGCGTCGGCATCACCATGCGCGAAGACCTCGACGGGACAGTCTGA
- a CDS encoding IS110 family transposase, translating into MIYCGIDWAERTHDVALVDDSGQLLAKRHITDDAAGYKMLLDLLVEYGDSQENPIPVAIETSRGLLVAVLRTGKRQVFAINPMAAARYRDRHSVSRKKSDPGDALVLANILRTDMHAHRPLPNDSDLGRAVTVLARAQQDALWNRQQLSNQLRSLLREYYPAALAAFEPWRNGLCRPEARELLKVAPTPARAARLTRTQLEAALKRAGRKRSITVEAERLRAVFRDDYAHQPPLVEDALGKQMLALLVQLEAACTAADDLAEAVEEAFPQHPDAEIILSFPGLGVQLGARMLAEIGDDKTRFTDARGLKSYAGASPITRASGKKSTVTRRWVKNNRLNHAGYLWAFASLTASPGAKAHYRRRRDEHGDWHAAAQRNLFNRMLGQLYHCLQHGRRFDEAVAFPAPASAVARVA; encoded by the coding sequence TTGATCTACTGCGGCATCGACTGGGCCGAGCGTACACACGACGTCGCCCTGGTCGACGACAGCGGCCAGTTACTGGCCAAGCGGCACATCACCGACGATGCCGCGGGTTACAAGATGCTTCTGGACCTGTTGGTCGAGTACGGCGACAGCCAGGAGAACCCGATCCCGGTCGCGATCGAAACTTCCCGAGGCCTGCTAGTCGCCGTGCTGCGGACCGGCAAGCGGCAGGTGTTCGCGATCAATCCGATGGCGGCCGCCCGTTACCGTGACCGGCATTCGGTTTCACGGAAGAAGTCCGACCCCGGCGACGCCCTGGTGCTCGCGAACATCCTCCGGACCGACATGCACGCCCACCGGCCACTGCCCAACGACAGCGACCTCGGCCGGGCTGTCACCGTCCTCGCCCGTGCTCAGCAGGATGCACTCTGGAACCGCCAGCAGTTGTCCAACCAGCTCCGTTCGCTGCTGCGTGAGTACTACCCAGCCGCCCTGGCGGCCTTCGAGCCCTGGCGCAACGGCCTGTGTCGGCCGGAGGCCCGGGAGCTTCTGAAGGTGGCCCCGACGCCGGCTCGGGCGGCGCGGCTGACCCGCACGCAGCTGGAAGCCGCGCTCAAGCGGGCCGGCCGCAAGCGCAGCATCACGGTCGAAGCTGAGCGACTCCGTGCCGTCTTCCGCGACGACTACGCGCACCAGCCGCCGCTGGTCGAGGACGCACTGGGCAAGCAAATGCTCGCCCTCCTGGTCCAGCTGGAGGCCGCCTGCACCGCCGCCGACGACCTCGCCGAGGCGGTCGAAGAGGCCTTCCCCCAACACCCGGACGCTGAGATCATCCTCAGCTTCCCCGGCCTCGGCGTCCAGCTCGGAGCCCGGATGCTCGCCGAGATCGGAGACGACAAGACCCGCTTCACGGACGCCCGCGGTCTGAAGTCATACGCCGGCGCCTCTCCCATCACCAGGGCCTCCGGCAAGAAGTCAACTGTCACCCGCAGGTGGGTGAAGAACAACCGCCTCAACCACGCCGGCTACCTCTGGGCCTTCGCCTCCCTCACCGCCTCACCCGGCGCCAAGGCCCACTACCGCAGGCGCCGAGACGAGCACGGGGACTGGCACGCAGCCGCCCAAAGGAACCTCTTCAATCGCATGCTCGGCCAGCTCTACCACTGTCTCCAGCACGGCCGCCGCTTCGACGAAGCCGTGGCCTTCCCCGCCCCAGCTTCTGCGGTCGCACGGGTGGCCTGA
- a CDS encoding Mu transposase C-terminal domain-containing protein, protein MQQAIAETAEASSKTIGFVVWRATQILAAREDAADIEVPSQRTLYRLFDKMAIGTHATGSATTRRSVTARPAGPFGEVPACAPGEWMQIDSTPLDVLVRLDEGIAEKVELTGMVDLATRSLPAAVLRPTTKAADASALLARSVTPELMRPGWSEALRMSRSALPHRRLLGLDERLEHAAARPVIVPDTIVCDHGKVFISNNFRASCRYLGISLQPTHKASPFEKGTIEKTLGSVATLFAQFVAGYTGRSVDRRGRGLENGPLWSLPELQSLLDEWIVAVWQNRPHDALRDPDSPKRAFSPNEKYATLLESCGYVPAPLSGEDYVELLPERWQAVNSYGIRINHRTYDGRELAPLRRQHSGVVEKKGMWEIHYDPYDLSRVWVRDRRGETDQWVTVFWKHLHRVGVPFGEMAWDHARAQVPDGTEEQIADAAAALLLRAHSGPSEEKGRSAKPSRRDRRVAARTRATATDRPVPDLPASEPAHDEEADTDVAKVIPLGLFNPLANPWRRT, encoded by the coding sequence ATGCAGCAGGCAATCGCCGAGACGGCCGAGGCATCGTCGAAGACGATCGGCTTCGTGGTCTGGCGGGCGACGCAGATTCTGGCAGCCCGTGAGGACGCGGCGGACATCGAGGTTCCCTCACAGCGCACGCTCTACCGGCTGTTCGACAAGATGGCCATCGGCACCCATGCGACGGGCTCGGCGACCACCCGCCGTTCGGTGACCGCGCGGCCGGCCGGACCGTTCGGGGAAGTGCCCGCTTGCGCGCCGGGCGAGTGGATGCAGATCGACTCCACGCCGCTGGACGTCCTGGTGCGGTTGGACGAGGGGATCGCCGAGAAGGTCGAACTGACAGGAATGGTCGACCTGGCGACCAGGTCCCTTCCCGCTGCGGTGCTACGGCCAACGACGAAAGCGGCTGATGCTTCTGCTCTCCTGGCCCGGAGCGTCACTCCTGAGCTGATGCGTCCTGGCTGGTCAGAAGCGCTTCGGATGTCGAGGTCGGCACTGCCGCACCGGCGGCTGCTGGGCTTGGACGAGCGGCTGGAGCACGCGGCCGCAAGGCCGGTGATCGTGCCGGACACGATCGTCTGTGACCACGGCAAGGTCTTCATCTCGAACAACTTCCGGGCGTCCTGCCGCTACTTGGGCATCAGCCTTCAGCCGACTCACAAGGCGTCTCCCTTCGAGAAGGGCACGATCGAGAAAACACTGGGCTCAGTGGCCACGCTGTTCGCACAGTTCGTCGCGGGCTACACCGGCCGGTCAGTGGATCGCCGCGGGCGGGGCCTGGAGAACGGCCCTCTGTGGTCATTGCCCGAGCTGCAGAGCCTGCTGGACGAGTGGATCGTCGCCGTCTGGCAGAACCGGCCGCACGATGCACTGCGCGACCCGGACTCACCGAAGCGCGCGTTCTCGCCGAACGAGAAGTACGCGACCCTGCTGGAATCATGCGGCTACGTGCCGGCCCCTCTCAGCGGCGAGGACTACGTTGAGTTGCTGCCCGAACGCTGGCAGGCGGTCAACTCCTACGGCATCCGGATCAACCACCGCACCTACGACGGCCGCGAACTGGCCCCGTTGCGCCGCCAGCACTCCGGGGTGGTGGAAAAGAAGGGGATGTGGGAGATCCACTACGACCCCTACGACCTCTCCCGAGTCTGGGTACGCGACCGCCGCGGAGAGACAGATCAGTGGGTCACGGTGTTCTGGAAGCACTTGCACCGCGTCGGCGTCCCCTTCGGTGAGATGGCCTGGGACCACGCCCGCGCGCAAGTCCCGGACGGGACCGAGGAACAGATCGCCGATGCTGCCGCGGCCCTGCTGCTGCGCGCCCACAGCGGCCCATCTGAGGAGAAGGGCCGCTCGGCCAAACCCTCACGGCGTGACCGGCGGGTCGCTGCCCGCACCCGGGCCACCGCCACCGACCGGCCAGTCCCTGACCTGCCCGCCTCCGAGCCCGCACACGACGAGGAGGCGGACACCGACGTGGCCAAGGTCATCCCTCTGGGCCTGTTCAACCCGCTCGCCAACCCCTGGAGGCGCACATGA
- a CDS encoding helix-turn-helix transcriptional regulator, giving the protein MSEEKQEHAIEVHLDRLLAERGMTLTELANRVGVTHVNLSILKNGRARAVRFSTLSRLCEVLECQPGDLLGYRPH; this is encoded by the coding sequence ATGTCCGAGGAAAAGCAGGAGCACGCGATCGAGGTCCATCTCGACCGGCTGCTCGCGGAGCGGGGGATGACCTTGACGGAACTCGCCAACCGGGTCGGAGTCACCCACGTGAATCTGTCGATCCTCAAGAACGGCAGGGCAAGGGCCGTGCGGTTCAGCACCCTGAGTCGCCTCTGCGAGGTGCTGGAGTGCCAGCCGGGCGATCTCCTCGGTTACCGCCCGCACTGA
- a CDS encoding Ku protein codes for MPRTIWSGAISFGLVTVPIHLQSATEDHSVRFHQYHLEDMGRVRVRKVCELENREVTQDEIGKGYEWSKDQVIPISDAELSNLPLPTAKAVEIEAFLPLESIDPIRIGEGYYLAPDGQVAAKPYKLLREALGRSSRVAVAKWAWHGRERLGILRVRDNVLVLHLMRWPDEIRDSAEVAPPAVQVSDDEIDGALALMETMARDDLSGDEFRDTYTEALEQIIEAKREHREPPAVPEPEAEPGQVLDLMAALNASVEKAKAARGEREADVHDMPAPKKKAAKKQPAKKAGGEKSAAKKPARKPRSA; via the coding sequence ATGCCCCGAACCATCTGGAGCGGTGCGATCAGCTTCGGCCTGGTCACGGTGCCGATCCACCTCCAGTCCGCCACCGAAGACCACAGCGTCCGTTTCCACCAGTACCACCTAGAGGACATGGGCAGGGTGCGCGTGCGCAAGGTGTGCGAGCTGGAGAACCGCGAGGTCACGCAGGACGAGATCGGCAAAGGCTACGAGTGGTCGAAAGACCAGGTCATCCCCATCAGCGACGCCGAACTCAGCAACCTGCCGCTCCCCACCGCTAAGGCCGTGGAGATCGAGGCATTCCTCCCACTGGAATCCATCGACCCAATCCGGATCGGCGAGGGCTACTACCTGGCCCCGGACGGGCAGGTCGCGGCCAAGCCGTACAAGCTCCTGCGGGAGGCCCTCGGCCGCTCGTCCCGGGTGGCGGTTGCGAAGTGGGCGTGGCATGGGAGGGAGCGCCTCGGCATCCTGCGGGTTCGCGACAACGTCCTGGTCCTGCACCTGATGCGCTGGCCGGACGAGATCCGCGACTCTGCCGAGGTCGCCCCGCCCGCGGTCCAGGTCAGCGACGACGAGATCGACGGCGCTCTGGCGCTCATGGAGACGATGGCGCGCGACGACCTCTCCGGCGATGAGTTCCGCGATACGTACACCGAGGCCCTGGAGCAGATCATCGAGGCCAAGCGCGAGCACCGGGAGCCGCCCGCGGTGCCGGAGCCGGAGGCCGAGCCGGGGCAGGTGCTCGACCTGATGGCCGCCCTGAACGCATCCGTGGAGAAAGCGAAGGCCGCGCGCGGTGAGAGGGAGGCCGACGTGCACGATATGCCGGCGCCGAAGAAGAAGGCCGCGAAGAAGCAGCCGGCCAAGAAGGCGGGTGGGGAGAAGAGCGCTGCGAAGAAGCCAGCCCGCAAACCGCGCAGCGCCTAG
- a CDS encoding TnsA-like heteromeric transposase endonuclease subunit: protein MAVPVGVESVEARVELSYVGAARERLRRPLLDCVTARFEDIAPVRRFRWSRGERHFPGWYWAATTGQHVGFESWLERDRLLLMDFDSTVAGIASQPFWLHWYDGKRERRHAPDYFVRRVDGSAVVVDVRADDRIESKDAEAFEVTRLACDQAGWGFDRVGVPERVLLANVRWLSRYRHPRCLNSPIADRLREVFAAPSPLMAGAEAAGDRLATLPALFHLLWLQELTAEEMTVELLGPSTIVRLTSGGVR from the coding sequence GTGGCTGTGCCGGTTGGGGTGGAGTCGGTAGAAGCGCGTGTCGAGCTGTCGTACGTGGGGGCTGCACGCGAGCGGTTGAGGCGTCCGCTGCTGGACTGTGTGACGGCCCGCTTCGAGGACATCGCTCCGGTGCGGCGCTTTCGCTGGTCGCGAGGCGAGCGTCATTTCCCTGGCTGGTACTGGGCGGCGACGACCGGGCAGCATGTGGGGTTCGAATCGTGGCTGGAACGGGACCGGCTCCTGCTGATGGACTTCGATTCCACGGTGGCGGGTATCGCCTCGCAGCCGTTCTGGCTGCACTGGTACGACGGCAAGCGGGAGCGTCGCCACGCTCCGGACTACTTCGTGCGCCGGGTAGACGGCTCGGCGGTGGTGGTCGATGTTCGCGCGGACGACCGGATCGAGTCGAAGGACGCTGAGGCGTTCGAGGTGACCCGTCTGGCCTGTGATCAGGCCGGCTGGGGCTTCGATCGGGTCGGAGTGCCGGAGAGAGTGCTGTTGGCGAATGTCCGGTGGCTGTCGCGCTACCGGCACCCCAGGTGCTTGAACAGCCCGATTGCGGACCGGCTCCGGGAGGTCTTCGCGGCCCCGTCTCCGTTGATGGCCGGCGCGGAGGCAGCCGGAGACCGCCTCGCGACGCTGCCCGCACTCTTCCATCTGCTTTGGCTCCAGGAGCTGACCGCCGAGGAGATGACGGTGGAGTTGCTTGGCCCGTCCACGATCGTGCGCCTGACGAGTGGAGGTGTCCGGTGA
- a CDS encoding ISAzo13 family transposase — MLAEKFARLLPHLDERRRRLVLGADARALGYGGVRLVARAARVSEETVSRGVAELVGGPGPSGRVRREGGGRRRLREKHPGLLPALLALVEPDQRGDPESPLLWTTKSTRKLAGELTAQGFRVGSDTVAALLKEEGFSLQGTSRTTEGARHPDRDAQFHYINGQVQEFTGAGEPVISVDAKKKEVLGDYAVIGREWHRSGEPVRVRAHDYPEKNAQKAVPYGIYDLSADTGWVSVGCDGDTSAFAVATLRRWWDGEGRHRYPHATRLLITADAGGSNGYRVKAWKKELADFALSAGLTVTVCHFPPGTSKWNKIEHRLFSRISTNWRGRPLTSHEVVVNTIGAVTTSTGLTVHAELDPGQYPTGVTVPDEVMERLPLTPHEWHGTWNYTLRPEPLAPPAPPPPRDPSFGRFPPGDKTPAWLRHPSLTGLETPAFDDLVTRYRGYLAEHPPILLPGKRPDGGPGAGGRRLSAADHIVVLLLKKRWSMTHALLAETTGLTKTRIGSTIRDAASVLTALGETVPTGPLTVTTAEQLAAIAGHDLTPP; from the coding sequence GTGCTGGCGGAGAAGTTCGCCCGGTTGTTGCCGCATCTGGACGAACGACGGCGCCGGCTGGTGCTGGGAGCGGACGCGCGGGCTCTGGGGTATGGCGGTGTCCGATTGGTCGCTCGTGCTGCCCGGGTGTCGGAGGAGACGGTCTCGCGCGGGGTGGCGGAACTGGTCGGCGGGCCGGGGCCCTCGGGCCGGGTGAGGCGGGAGGGCGGGGGCCGGAGACGTCTGCGCGAGAAGCACCCCGGTCTGTTGCCGGCCCTGCTGGCGCTGGTGGAACCCGACCAGCGGGGTGATCCGGAGTCGCCGCTGCTGTGGACGACGAAGTCGACACGGAAGCTGGCGGGTGAGTTGACCGCCCAGGGATTCCGGGTGGGGTCCGACACGGTTGCGGCCCTGCTGAAGGAGGAGGGCTTCTCCCTGCAGGGCACCAGCCGGACGACCGAGGGAGCCCGTCATCCGGACCGGGACGCCCAGTTCCATTACATCAACGGCCAGGTCCAGGAGTTCACCGGAGCCGGTGAGCCGGTGATCAGCGTGGACGCCAAGAAGAAGGAAGTACTGGGCGACTACGCGGTTATCGGGCGGGAGTGGCATCGCAGCGGTGAGCCGGTGAGGGTGCGGGCCCACGACTACCCCGAGAAGAACGCGCAGAAGGCAGTCCCGTACGGAATCTACGACCTGTCCGCGGACACCGGCTGGGTGTCGGTGGGCTGCGACGGCGACACCTCCGCGTTCGCGGTGGCCACGCTCCGACGCTGGTGGGACGGCGAAGGCCGGCACCGATACCCGCACGCGACCCGTCTGCTGATCACCGCCGACGCCGGCGGCTCGAACGGCTACCGGGTGAAAGCGTGGAAGAAGGAACTCGCGGACTTCGCCCTCTCGGCGGGCCTGACCGTAACGGTCTGCCACTTCCCTCCGGGCACGTCGAAGTGGAACAAAATAGAGCACCGGCTCTTCTCACGCATCAGCACGAACTGGCGCGGACGCCCGCTGACCAGCCATGAGGTCGTCGTCAACACCATCGGCGCGGTCACCACGAGCACGGGCCTCACTGTCCACGCCGAGCTCGACCCCGGCCAGTACCCCACCGGCGTCACCGTCCCCGACGAGGTCATGGAGCGCCTCCCGCTCACCCCCCACGAGTGGCACGGCACCTGGAACTACACGCTGCGTCCCGAACCCCTCGCCCCACCGGCTCCGCCGCCGCCCCGCGACCCGTCCTTCGGCCGGTTCCCACCTGGGGACAAGACCCCTGCCTGGCTCCGGCACCCCAGCCTCACCGGCCTGGAAACCCCGGCTTTCGACGACCTCGTCACCCGCTACCGCGGCTACCTCGCCGAACACCCCCCGATCCTGCTTCCCGGCAAACGCCCCGACGGCGGTCCCGGCGCAGGCGGCCGACGCCTGTCCGCCGCCGACCACATCGTCGTCCTCCTCCTCAAAAAGCGCTGGTCCATGACCCACGCACTACTCGCCGAAACGACCGGCCTGACCAAGACAAGGATCGGCTCCACCATCCGGGACGCCGCCTCAGTCCTTACCGCGCTGGGGGAAACCGTGCCCACCGGCCCTCTCACCGTGACCACGGCCGAACAACTCGCCGCCATCGCCGGACACGACCTCACACCCCCGTAA